The Arachis duranensis cultivar V14167 chromosome 9, aradu.V14167.gnm2.J7QH, whole genome shotgun sequence genomic sequence TAAAGTCTTGGATGGTTGTTTTAAAAAGTAGTAACTTATTTTTATAACTTAGATAGTTAATTCTTCTATGACACTATTTTCGGAAATAAGTAACAATAGTTACCTTTTTAAAATCTATTAGAAACTAATTGacatatctttttatttgtGTGTAATAATTTGGGAGATATGCTTTAAACAAAGCTGTCTAATGTCCAGCGTTCAGGTCAACTTTATGATCTATATGATCAGTCTTTCATGCAGTTGTTAAGATTATGCATTTTGCTCAGGAATTCAAGCCTTATCCCACTGAACATGTTTCGTTGGAAGAAACTAATCAACGTATCGTTTTGTTGTGCTAAGTTAGActtagtttggtaaaattttttgaaagagtGGTTGTATTGTTTTAAGTTTACTaaatcaaaaaatttatttatttgtgcttacaatttttaaaaatatatagttttatatattaattaatatttaaatttaattcttacgttaatatttattatagttgTTACGTATCTTATACCTCAGcttgagaaaagaaaagattagaACGACTACGTAGAATATTAGTCAAAGATTATTAGCAAGCTGTTACCTCAAAAAACGGCATTCTCAGTTCTACCTAGAATCTCGACCAAACCCCACACCAGACTGCCATTCATCTATACAAGCGAGGAATTAACCTCGGCATAGACAAGTTCTGAGTAACTCATTTTAAGTACTTATTAAACATATATTTAAGATTGACTTAAGTGTGGGAGTATTTTTGCAGATATTTCTGGCACGTTATTCAAGCCAAATCCGCGTATAACTCTCCTAATCAAGCAACACTTTGTTCAAAGGAATCATTGTAGCTCGGCCATCTTCATGTTAACAGaacaatagtatttttaaattttaaaaactattttattaaataacttattgtttatgtttattaaaagttatttttaatttaatttacaaaacaCAAAtactataacttttaaaaagctaaattttaaaaattaattataaatttataaattatttttgaaaaataaaattttagcaAACTAAGtctaaatatattaattctaatatcTTCTAACTACTATGGACCCTTCAGATGTTAGCCTGTTCTGCATAACAACCCGGAACCAAAATGTTGAAAATCAACATGGAAGAACATAACATGAATCATGAATGGATGATCATTAAAATATGGAATATTattgtttctattttctttcttcactAAACTTTACCCTAAAACAATAACTTGTCATCTAAGATGATCATAAGTTCAGAACTTGATACAATTacaagaagatcaaagaacttTCATAGATTCATACAGCAATGAGTTCTAAATAATCtataaatctattttttttttcatcatcctAAAACAATACAATTTCTCTATGGAGtaaatttgaatctttattACCTTCAGGCATATCTTACATATCTGCATCCATAACCTGCTTATATCTATTACTAGCcaaaaacttgaaaacaaaaataaggcTATCCAAATTGGTTGTTTCTCCCCATATAATACACCCTTTGATAAACTATAAAACAATTCAACTAGCCAACTAATCCTTGCTTTTCCTTAATTATCATCATGAACCCAAACTTCACCTCTTCCATCTTTCACATGAATTTAGTTGACAAAATAAAGTGACAGATTATTGGCTCAACCTTAAGTACCTTTATGAATTTGACCACCATGACCAAATTCAGTTAACTCTTTCTCCTTTGGTCCAATTTCCTCACTCTCATTCCCCAATTCACTTCCTTCAATTGAACCCTTTTCATCACTTACCTTTGATACTACTTGATCAGATGTGGGTCCATAAGCCCAACTACACAACAGATAATACAATATATTAACAGCACTAATTGAAGCAAGAACCCAATAGTACTTATCATAATGACCCTTGTTAATGTTATCTGAAATCCAATCTTCTTTTCCACCTCTAGAAGTGAGGTTTTGCACCATGCTGAATACTAAGGAAGATACCACATTCCCTGCAGCCATTCCCAATCCGACAAGAGACGAAGCAACACTTGACATAGTCTTAGGAAACTCTGTGTAATAGAACTCATTCTGGCCTATTGCATTGAATGCTTCAGCTATGCCACCCAAGATAAGTTGAGGGAAAAGCCACATTGCTGACATCTTTAACACTGCATGAGGATCATTAATGTGTCCTTCCTCGATTGCTCTTCTTCGCCTTGTGGTCTCGACGATAGCACCGGTTACAAAGTGGAGAAAAGAGAAGAACAGGCCTAGTCCTATTCTTCTTTTAGCAGTGATCCTAACTTGTTTCCCTCTGAGCTTGGATGCTAGAGGGATAATGGCACGATCATAGAGAGCAATCCATAAGAATATTGTAACTATCATGATCACACTAAAAGAACCTGCTGGAACTTCAAAGTTTGAAGTGATGTGTCTGTTCAGTGATTTTGCTTGCAGCAATCCAAATGAGCCTCCAATGCTAAGAGACATCATGATCCCTGTAGACCATAGAGGAATTACTCTGATGATAGCTTTCAGCTCTTCTACTTGATTTACTGTGCAAAGACTCCATGGATTTAAGGCCAAGCCATCAGAAGTTATGTCATTTTCTGGATCTCTAATGAGGCATGCTTTGTTCAGAAACCTGAAAAGCACACAAAGCAGTGTCACATGTTCAGTAATTTGGTCTTAGATCACTGATTTAGAGAGTTAACTTCGCATCCCAATGCATAGACACGACACAATGATAgtatttgattcatgtagccgattTCACTTAGAAGGAAAAAGGCACTAAGAAGAAATGCACCCTTACTCTCAAACTTAAGAAAAAGCTTACTTCAGAGGAGTTATATTAAAGTGAATATGTGATTTTCTACCTTAGTTTATCAGATGGAACAACAAATTCAGAGTCCTTCTTATGATGATACATTCCGGCTGAGCTCTGAGCCGGCAATGGAAGCTTCCTGTTCTTATAGGACGCCACGATTACTCGAGCAAAGCCGGTGATCAAGCTGCCTTGTATCTTATTCTTGATATAAAGTggagaagcaaggaagaagaagatagtagacATGAGCATAAGTGCTGCAGGAACACCAAAACCAAGTTTCCATCCAAGATGATCTTGGATATATACAATGCCAGTGAATGCAATTATGACAGAAATTGATGCTGAAGCATAATACCAACTGAAGAAAATCTCCAAGGCTCTTTGGTTATTGGGGTTGTCCTTTTTATTCACTTGGTCTGCACCAAATGCTAGGGAGCATGAAAGGCCTCCATTTCCAATGGACATGAGAGCAAAGGCTGAGAGTAACATTGCCATTTGTGGATTCGTCGCCGACTTACATTTTCCGGCTGCTGGATTGCAAGGAGGAGGCCTTGCCTGAGGGATCATGGCAGTTAGCCACATGAGTGCCAATCCCTGCaacaaaaggaagaaaaaagatTAAGAATGTTTTCAACATTTCTGAGGTGATTAGATAAGTGAAAACTGAAAAGTTAGTATTTAGTCTTTGTTGGAGAATTAGTACATTGAAATAGTGATCTTGTcttcataataaatatttttgtatcatGCAATCTTATATAACTTTTATCCATACCTTCATTTCATGAAACTCTGATCTTTGATAACAAAtaacagaaaacaaaagtatttaTATTGCTATCATGAACAAATTTTGAGTACCCTCCATGCCCTCTAAGCATAATTCATTTGACATATTGTTTAACATTAAAGAGAACTATATTAAACTACTCTTCTACCTTAGCCcatgacaataataaaaaagtcttGTGGCCCACAAATTCAGCCtaacaaaatacataaattcagttctaattttagtctttattatcttatcttatcttttctttatcttatctttatttgcttttatctttcatagaacaatgctctatatatatttagtttttccTCATAGTTTACACTTCACTTCAATACAATTCAAttaatcaacaatcaataaaattttttcatcttttcttttcttttcctattctttcacaattttatcaaaCTACCTCTGTTTTTCATCTACCTTccctctttaatttattttcttactaTTTTGGCAATAATTGAAAGGAACAGAACAAGACAAGCCTTTTGGGAGAtctaaattaaactaattaagtgcaaaatcacaaaataagttGATTCAAAATCTTAATGTCTCACTTAATCCGAACTCACTAATGTAAGACCAAACTACTTACACTTGAATTTCCAACACTATCCTTCCCTCCTCACTAAATTTCTTTTCTTACATGATAATAATTGAAGGGCAAAAAGGACAATTATTGATTGAACTCATAAGGttgaaaaaaagattaattACCAGAAAAGTGATTATGGATCCTAATCCAACAGCAAGGAAGCGACCCAAATAAGAATCAGCAATGAAAGCACCAACCACAGGTGTGAAATGGCTTGTTGCCTGTGATAGAAGGAGTATCTGAGTTGCTTTGTCCAAATGGAGCTTGTAACTCCCCATCAAATATAACACCATGTTTGGCAAAAGACCAATTGTTGCAACACTTGCAAGTGCTTCATTTGCTGCCATTATTAACATAaaccaaacaaattaaaaaaacaaatcaCATAACACAATAATTATGTTAAGTTGTAAATTGTAAGTACCTATGATGAAAGGCATGGTAACAAGACCACCCTTCTTCTTTTGTGGTTGTGACATGTTTTGGTGAGAAGCCATTTCCACTTCACTTGTGGAATGCTCAACTTCTTCCTTCTCCATTGAAAACTTGTTTCTACTTTCTTGTGGAGAAAAAGAGTGAAAATCTTAAATAGAACTTGACATGCAGCagagattaattaattaaaaggaagaaaaaataatttgctTAATGAAGTGTGATGTCATAGCTTGTGTAATGAGTGGGAAATGGGAAAGTGAAGAATGATAAGCGTGTGTGCATAGATAACACAGCTCAAGTAGTGAACCACCTTTGgaccatgtttgtgtcttgtcccaacattattcattaattattactaattaataaattcatTAATTAAACTAGGATACATACATTTTGGAATAATCTATGATGGGGCCATctatttgagattttttttttttaaaaaaaagagtaaaatctATGATACTAATAATAGAAAGTTTGAcatttctttttaataaatacattggaagttaaactatatcttttaatttttgggataaaattttccaaaatagaAATCTTAACAACCACTAATAATTTGAGAAATTCAAAATAGCAAACTTCGctttaaataatttgacaaaAATGTTAGTCCTACACAAAAATTAGTCATCGAAATCCACCaccaatatatttatgtataaatatatatgcggtttaatttatttttaatgtatatttatattttaacatgtattttataccgATGGTTGACTTTGGTGactaatttagtttttttttttttttaactaaagaCAAAGAGACTCAAATTCGCCACCTCTTAGGTGAATATGAAAAAACTATATCATTTGAACTATAACTTATTTGACCTCTTAAGTAGCTAATTTTAGTTTACACATAACATAATccataatttaaatacaaaaataagaaaagtatACAATTgcaactaatattttaaaataataaaaatgttccACTTTTTATTTAGAAATCACTTGGATAGAAGATATTTAGGAGAACAGTATTACACGATTAAATATTTGTGTAAAACAAATTTTGCACAAGGAGtttattgaaattaaatgaaaaatactaattttagtttataatggaacatatattttaagttaatactaagaatttaattttgatgggtcaacaatgtaaaatattttatagtttatattgaaatcaaatgaaaataataatttagtttataatgaaacatataatttaagttaatattaagagtttaattttgatgcgtcaacagtgtaaaatattttatagtttatacaGTCATTTAATTACATCTATTTTTTTGAATGAGCATTCAGACAATAAAtgtaaaaagtaattatttttaccaACCTATTATTATGTAATTAGATTCACACATaaaactatttaatattgacaatgcatcaaaattaaattttaatactaaataaaCATCGAGTTTGATAAAATCAATATCAGTAATTCTCTATTGAATTTGGTTTTAGAACAATAACAACCAAGTCGTAacattttttagattattttgtGTAAATTATGTGACGTTTTATTTCCTATTTAAAAGATGAAAACTCTTTCAAAAActagaattttatttattttatatattaatatgaaCAATTAACGAACGGATggaaaaaatatgtaaaactATGAAGCATGAATATGAAACATGAGACATGACACGATGTAAGACATATTTacattaatttcaaatttttgtttatatatatattactgataaattataatatttaatattttattaatcatataatgtatttttaaatataaattaattttgtatattttaattttttttaatcatgtaatgtatttttaaatataatgaaCTAACAATACAATTAAACATATAGATGTATAATCATATTAATTGAATATATCCAATTACGTttaaagaatttttatttttattaaaacacaattaaaaaaaaaacaaaaatatgcaTGTGGATTGTGGAATGAATTGCAGAGAAACGTCATAGATAAGATGCAAACATGGCAACTAAAAGAATTGTATGTACggttaatttttgtatatattgtaTGAATCACTTAAATATTGGGTGAACGGTATTTTTCAACCCGACAGattaaggactaatccgtcgcgaATCTGAACTCCATTTAAGGATCTGTCGCTGACCAATGAGTTGATGCATGGACAAAACAAGGTTCGAATTCTCGACACTTGTTTAAGTGGAAGAGTGAGTTGATGCCTCGACCAAcccaaattaattatatatatattgcacTGCACTTGATTGAAAAGTTTGAACCCGATTTAGTGGATCCACTAGATTATTATTGTTACTCAGCTTGTGCCCTAGCAACAAGCCTACAATTATTGGGAGTCAAAcattatattattcaaaatcTTCTTGATTGGTTTCAGATTGTGGATGGGGACATACAAATCCAAATATGCAAGTGGAGTTTttagattaattatttatttaaagtttgttgaatttgtattattaacaatagaaaaaatataagtaaataataaaaatattaaataatataaataataaatatatcagatatttattttattaagtgtacaaataattattttaatattaaaatttatgtaaataatttaaaaatataatatatttttatttaattagtaattattcatgttatttaaaaaaattattgattagTTAGCATAACTCCTTTTCATTTTGTCATAATCAAATTAAAGTAGTGTGTATGTGTAtaccaaaaaaataatcataaaaaggATTCAAATGTTTAAGATATTAATCTTCATATGTATACAGTTGAATTTacgattttttatttaaaaaagttatttatttaacaACTTAAATTGAAATACAGAAATTTTTGTGTGTGAGTGTGAGtgtctttttttttaccaaGTGGTATTTACTCCTTCAGATATATTCCCATTGTTTAATCTCAAATCAGTGGCTAGCtacttaaaaaaacaaaaaaaagaagtaaatgAATGTAATattactaaattaatatataaaagagaataaattaataaaaaaatctcgtTTTAATTTAACAGTCTCCAATTTGTTTTTTGGATTTATTAAaagattaattattagtatatcTAAAAAAtgtgtttaaactttaaatatataatttttttaatgaacctaaaaaaattaagttaatgTATATTACAATTAAATCATATACTAATTGGAATATGAGTgaattactataaaaaaatataataagtatATATACTGCTAACAAATAAATCCTTCTAAAAATTGTGTTTTGGAAGAAAATACTACTTCTTAAGATTAAAACATCaattatattcatttttatttcacTTGATATTTAAGAAAAGATATTAGAATGTTTTTTAGACAttctatattattatattcaaattaaagttGAATTTTGATGTCCTGTTAGTATAAAGTATTTTATATAGTTGTGTAATTACATTCGTTATGTTAGATAACTATTCACGCAATTAATGTaaagatagttattttttttatgtgacattatgtaattaaatatacgtgtaaaactattttttactcacataataagaaaatagaaatagaatTAAAAGAAATGATAAATATGTATTAAAGTTGCTGTGTTAAAGTTTTTCCATGATACAAGAGTCCTCCTATTTATAAGAATATTACCAActaatttcataaatattttatctaccgataattactaatttaattCTCAACTACTAACaattctaataatattttaatatgtccCATAAGCTGGTAAatgaaaaatggaagaaaaatgGTTAACgtgagaaaacataaaaaacagatataaagaaaaaaaaagaacaacacagaaaaaaaaatttgtgaaaGAAAACACAGTAGTTTTACGAAAAAATATATCCTATATATCCTAAATACCATGATTCTGatctcataaaaaaataaaaataaaaaataaaaaatatatattaaaattatattatacatGATACAAAAATCACACTATTTatagaaatattttaaattaattttataaatattttatgtattaattaCTACTAACTTAATTTTTAACTACTAATAATTCTAATCATATTTTAACGTGATAGTGCATCAATTAAATTCATCACaattattatacattgatgaagtgctaaaattaaagtaaattatcCTAGTATTGGAGCACGTTCGTTCCTTTCATGTGAGTTGTGAGTTGTGACCACTAATGAATCCAATCCTTTGGATTTATTTTTGTGGTATATATTCTTTATCAATCATTCAAAAGAGATAGATTTGCAGCTTCTAAGCTTAGCGGATATTTTCTTGCCATCTTCATTCGTAAATGTTTTGTGTGTTAAGCTGTTAAGAAAATTTTTtcgtgaaaaaaataaacttttgaaGTCTGTAATAATGTACTCAAATATattgagaaaattaaaatattttatttttatttatttaactaatattctaattcaattatattattattatgatgtgAAAACACTCTGATGACctgggaaaaataaaaaaaattattaaataagtgctgaaatattgaaaaaaatagggttttttttccttctttttgtgGGGGTCATGAATTAAATTTGGTAGCTGTAATATTGATAGGTGCGTCTATAATTAGAAGTCCACTTTGTATGTACAATTGACCTTCCCTTTACAATGTTCACATTTAATAGTGTTACCAATCtttaattacaaaatagaaTATGAATAAAAGAACAACTATATGGTTAGCCAACTTCGGAAAAGGCATCAATCacagagaaaataataataaaaaaatgccTCATGGTTCACGACACAAGATTGTTTATTGTCTATGTTCATAATCATAGGCCAATTTCAAAGGTTTATTTTTTTGCTATGCAAATCCCTTACACCGCCTTCACATTATGTTCACACTTCACACTGCctatttcattattttgttgatttacaaaacataaaatttattttatacaactaataatttaaatgaGGGAAGAGTAGATAGATTCATATCAGTAAATATCTTAGttcaattttaatatgtaaTGAGATCTACGTCCGgtctttattataataataacgaaattttattatatctaatttaaaattataattactaATGTAAAAACTAATACAAAGACAAACTGAACAAAATCGGTTCTATCTTAAGACAAACAAAGCAATAATTTCATGATTTATAAACTAACACCAAATCAAAtcactaaaactaaacaaattaaaactaaGGACAAATTGAATCTGAAACTAAGTTATCTTTTCTTTCTAGTTTATGATTTTTCATTCATAaactttttctaataattttttaataatttttttttttttgaagtaaaAAGTTCAACACACAAGATGAAGCATTAAAAGACAAATCAGTATAAACCAACAACACCAAGTACAAACTAATCCCTAGTCATCTTTGACATTGCCATTAACAACTATAGGGCTCACCACCAAACCATTCATAATAGAAATCGAAGGATCTGTTGATAATTTCTTCCACCCCAGAAGCTTGATTTCTGAAGATTCTCGCATTTCTTTCTACCTAGACTGTCCATATAACAGCAAAAAAACTAATGAACCACTGCTTTCTCTCAGCCCTCCTCATTGAATCAGTCGTCCAACTTTAAAAGTGTTCCTTTAGTGAACCTAGTATTGTCCATAACCTCTCAAGAGCAAACAGCCAAACACTTCGATCCAGACCTGTCAAGTGAGCTCACACCCAATAAACAAATGAAATACAGACTCTACAGATTTACAGTATAACACACACATATTATCATGCTTTTTAATAACGCCTAGTCTACACAATCTATTTTTGGTATTTACCCTGCCGACCAACACAAACCAAGAAAACACTTCGATCTTTGGAAGAACGAAACCTCTCCAAATAGCACTAGTGAAGCTATAACTCGTGATGTTCTCCGGAAGAACTTCTGCTTGCATCACCTGCACAAAAGAATTAGTTAAGAAAAAATCAGATTTATCAAATTTCTAGATTACAATATCCTCTCTCTCACTCATAAACTTAACTGTTTGCAACTTCTCATGAAACTAGTTTAATAGCTCCAACTCTCATTGAAACAACTCTTTCTTTCATTAAAAGCTCCAAACTCACTCTAAAATTTCTCAAtaaattatatacttttttttagtattaggaagactcaaaattaaatatcaaatacaaaccaaaagtaaaaaaacaaaaaagacatTTAATAGTGCAGTGTTTAATTTCTAAATGTTCTCCTTGATCCTCATGaaactttgttcttcttcttataGCAAAAACGATTCTTTTGCTAACCGTTGCAGCTGATCAATTCCGCATTTAAGACATGATTATTTTCTTCCTATAaggcaacttttttttttattttcttcatgttttcttatatatatccaaatataattaaattattgcaTTGATAATTCATTATTAGCTCATGTTTTTTTACTATCTTAGtagcaataatatttttacttttttttttttaaccgaAGATAAGAGACTCGAACCCGCAATTTCTTAATTTATGAAAAGACCATGTCATTTGAGCTATTACTCATTGGCAATAATCTTTTTACTCTTGATgatgaattcttttcaaatttaaccAATTCAACATTAATATTAAGACCAATCCCAAAATTTTATAGCACAAACAATCAATCCATACATTAGAATAAATTCTTAATCAAGTAATCAAATATTTATCatcacaataaataataatttttttaattcaacaaaataaattaaactatatatattatatataaatataaatacacaaatatatcaatatgttaattttaataattaattttgatatacaaatagtatttttgatatTTGTTAGGTGGactttttaaatagaaaacatAATTTTCTATATAATATGTATACTGCTATGCATGGGGTATGTCTAAAACGAGCACAACAATTATATGCTTATTAGATGTGCCGCATTTATATATACTATTAGatttgattaaataaaaatcaaaggcTAATATGAAAGAAGAGCATTGATGGACtatttttttgcataaaaattaattttattgaataaaaaatactcatatttttatatttatatgttttatatttaattatttaaaaataaaagattctgTTACTATTTAAAATATTGTGTATTTAAGTattatcatttaaaatatttatttatgtattagaatattctatatttattaaagtCTATTAATACTCTTCTTTCATATTAACCTTCGATTTTTATCTAATCAAATCTAATAATCTATATAAATATAGGACA encodes the following:
- the LOC107464011 gene encoding protein NRT1/ PTR FAMILY 1.2; translation: MEKEEVEHSTSEVEMASHQNMSQPQKKKGGLVTMPFIIANEALASVATIGLLPNMVLYLMGSYKLHLDKATQILLLSQATSHFTPVVGAFIADSYLGRFLAVGLGSIITFLGLALMWLTAMIPQARPPPCNPAAGKCKSATNPQMAMLLSAFALMSIGNGGLSCSLAFGADQVNKKDNPNNQRALEIFFSWYYASASISVIIAFTGIVYIQDHLGWKLGFGVPAALMLMSTIFFFLASPLYIKNKIQGSLITGFARVIVASYKNRKLPLPAQSSAGMYHHKKDSEFVVPSDKLRFLNKACLIRDPENDITSDGLALNPWSLCTVNQVEELKAIIRVIPLWSTGIMMSLSIGGSFGLLQAKSLNRHITSNFEVPAGSFSVIMIVTIFLWIALYDRAIIPLASKLRGKQVRITAKRRIGLGLFFSFLHFVTGAIVETTRRRRAIEEGHINDPHAVLKMSAMWLFPQLILGGIAEAFNAIGQNEFYYTEFPKTMSSVASSLVGLGMAAGNVVSSLVFSMVQNLTSRGGKEDWISDNINKGHYDKYYWVLASISAVNILYYLLCSWAYGPTSDQVVSKVSDEKGSIEGSELGNESEEIGPKEKELTEFGHGGQIHKGT